A region from the Sandaracinus amylolyticus genome encodes:
- a CDS encoding ATP-binding protein, with product MNGETHRWIVALRWAAVAGQLALLGVAFARGTADLPWGALLGVVGAAAASNAVLAIVWRSGERLVGPVLLLDTLLLSVMLALSGGPSNPFGVLFLVYVTLAAVAASARWTWVVVAAALAGYGALFVWHLPLPPELGGHGAHGHASHTQRDAFDVHLQGMWLAFAIAATAIAVFVTRVRRALEVERERAARAAKLAATTTLAAGAAHELATPLATIKIAARELVRELEARPELAALLDDAQLVHREVERSRAVLDRLSLEAGAMTGELRERRTLDALGESITNAIGARATRVRMHVDAGEVSVPPRAMTHALASLVRNALDASEAPVDLALAVRDGTLTARVEDRGSGISDETLARVGEPFFTTKPPGAGMGLGVFLARAVVEQLDGTLRFESQVGRGTVVEATIPRASA from the coding sequence GTGAACGGAGAGACGCACCGTTGGATCGTGGCGCTGCGCTGGGCCGCGGTCGCAGGTCAGCTCGCGCTGCTCGGCGTCGCGTTCGCGCGCGGAACCGCGGATCTGCCGTGGGGCGCGCTGCTCGGCGTGGTCGGGGCGGCGGCGGCGTCGAACGCGGTGCTCGCGATCGTGTGGCGCAGCGGAGAGCGGCTCGTCGGGCCGGTGCTGCTGCTCGACACGCTGCTGCTCTCGGTGATGCTCGCGCTCTCGGGCGGGCCCTCGAACCCGTTCGGCGTGCTCTTCCTCGTGTACGTCACGCTCGCGGCGGTCGCGGCGAGCGCGCGGTGGACGTGGGTGGTCGTCGCGGCTGCGCTCGCGGGGTACGGCGCGCTCTTCGTGTGGCACCTCCCGCTGCCGCCCGAGCTCGGCGGGCACGGCGCGCACGGGCACGCGTCGCACACGCAGCGCGACGCGTTCGACGTGCACCTGCAGGGCATGTGGCTCGCGTTCGCGATCGCGGCGACGGCGATCGCGGTGTTCGTGACGCGGGTGCGGCGGGCGCTCGAGGTGGAGCGCGAGCGCGCGGCGCGCGCCGCGAAGCTGGCGGCGACGACGACGCTCGCGGCAGGCGCTGCGCACGAGCTCGCGACGCCGCTCGCGACGATCAAGATCGCCGCGCGCGAGCTGGTGCGCGAGCTCGAGGCACGGCCCGAGCTCGCGGCGCTGCTCGACGATGCGCAGCTGGTGCACCGCGAGGTCGAGCGCAGCCGCGCGGTGCTCGATCGGCTCTCGCTCGAGGCGGGCGCGATGACCGGCGAGCTGCGCGAGCGGCGGACGCTCGACGCGCTGGGCGAGTCGATCACGAATGCGATCGGCGCGCGCGCGACGCGGGTGCGGATGCACGTCGACGCGGGCGAGGTGTCGGTCCCGCCGCGCGCGATGACCCACGCGCTCGCGAGCCTGGTGCGCAACGCGCTCGACGCGAGCGAGGCGCCGGTCGACCTCGCGCTCGCGGTGCGCGACGGGACGTTGACCGCGCGCGTCGAGGATCGCGGCAGCGGCATAAGCGACGAGACGCTCGCGCGCGTGGGCGAGCCGTTCTTCACGACCAAGCCGCCGGGCGCGGGCATGGGGCTCGGCGTGTTCCTCGCGCGCGCGGTCGTGGAGCAGCTCGACGGAACGCTCCGCTTCGAGTCGCAGGTCGGGCGCGGCACCGTGGTCGAGGCGACGATCCCGAGGGCGAGCGCATGA
- a CDS encoding vWA domain-containing protein: MSAPDALHLRIERLLRRPEEVRARVPWWSRLRARFFGVDETFRTVALEDAAARALTRDTWPGHASALIAELEENVALAEHRVAAGEPVASEDLMWLASLHRWIVRVEEALDRPHALDRLVRGLGRRPLDVRPGPRPPRTRAIDALLDEAAHETARLGRRQRLLEAARRALLDGGGADGTAKRIVAHELAQVRRMIASGARADIDLAHQIESAIARRAPVATTLAAAASYLGGHHDAHAHVHDRLARPLHDAPASDVPDAIPPALAARIERAYDDARARLERDLELASPARALALRRRRSFVAPGAHLAAMRAMLAADARLEIGGALSQARFLAEDPRDEEVAFPAERMRLAHARSVEDLRDAVIDDPRRVVHQLASGELLVRRHLRPRRTDRARSGANAEVRLFLLDGSTSMHGARARMRDAVILAELAALMERLEGGGRVQQLLYYRFFHTESEPTRRVRTLDEARRAIDDVVGVERSGGTDIERAIVDALREIEWARRHDVALTRAQIVLVSDGEATLDASAIVSLRERLGVPTRIAIVALGGEGPSLRALADAQRRDGGARVFYHHVSDVELEAWERGDGAPSPSYAAQEPPWDEISALLPSSGVPDEDPRPLEDALAELGISDDASAARLDATRRDLRALEARFDRWLPALPSGPDTLAGADDDDDLSRTLDAIAVLETLDTPGVPRIERMADAIAVLVRVLHALAITPARYAELIARHPARFAAPIAALRRRHGR, encoded by the coding sequence GTGAGCGCGCCCGACGCGCTGCACCTGCGCATCGAGCGGCTCCTGCGCCGGCCCGAGGAGGTGCGCGCGCGCGTTCCGTGGTGGTCGCGGCTGCGCGCGCGCTTCTTCGGTGTGGACGAGACGTTCCGCACCGTCGCGCTCGAGGACGCCGCCGCGCGCGCGCTCACCCGGGACACGTGGCCGGGCCATGCGAGCGCGCTGATCGCCGAGCTCGAGGAGAACGTCGCGCTCGCCGAGCATCGCGTCGCGGCCGGCGAGCCCGTGGCGAGCGAGGACCTGATGTGGCTCGCGTCGCTGCATCGGTGGATCGTGCGCGTCGAGGAGGCGCTCGATCGTCCTCACGCGCTCGATCGCCTCGTGCGTGGGCTCGGCCGGCGGCCGCTCGATGTACGGCCCGGGCCCCGGCCGCCGCGGACGCGCGCGATCGACGCGCTGCTCGACGAAGCCGCACACGAGACCGCGCGGCTCGGACGTCGCCAGCGCCTGCTCGAGGCCGCGCGCCGCGCGCTGCTCGACGGCGGCGGCGCGGATGGCACGGCCAAGCGCATCGTCGCGCACGAGCTCGCGCAGGTGCGCCGCATGATCGCGAGCGGCGCGCGCGCCGACATCGATCTCGCGCATCAGATCGAGAGCGCGATCGCGCGGCGCGCGCCGGTCGCGACGACGCTCGCCGCCGCCGCGAGCTACCTCGGCGGCCACCACGACGCGCATGCGCACGTCCACGATCGCCTCGCGCGCCCGCTCCACGACGCACCGGCGAGCGACGTCCCCGACGCGATCCCACCCGCGCTCGCCGCACGCATCGAGCGCGCCTACGACGACGCGCGCGCACGGCTCGAGCGCGATCTCGAGCTCGCATCCCCTGCGCGCGCGCTCGCGCTCCGCCGGCGCCGCTCGTTCGTCGCGCCTGGCGCGCACCTGGCCGCGATGCGCGCGATGCTCGCGGCCGATGCGCGCCTCGAGATCGGCGGTGCGCTCTCGCAGGCGCGCTTCCTCGCCGAAGATCCCCGCGACGAGGAGGTCGCGTTCCCCGCCGAGCGCATGCGGCTCGCGCACGCGCGCAGCGTCGAGGATCTGCGCGATGCCGTGATCGACGATCCGCGGCGCGTGGTGCACCAGCTCGCGTCGGGCGAGCTCCTCGTGCGCCGTCATCTGCGTCCCCGTCGCACCGATCGCGCCCGCAGCGGCGCGAACGCGGAGGTGCGGCTCTTCCTGCTCGACGGGTCGACCTCGATGCACGGCGCGCGTGCCCGCATGCGCGACGCCGTGATCCTCGCCGAGCTCGCCGCGCTGATGGAGCGCCTCGAGGGCGGTGGCCGCGTGCAGCAGCTCCTCTACTATCGGTTCTTCCACACCGAGAGCGAGCCCACCCGCCGGGTGCGTACCCTCGACGAGGCACGGCGCGCGATCGACGACGTCGTCGGCGTCGAGCGCTCGGGCGGCACCGACATCGAGCGCGCGATCGTCGACGCGCTGCGCGAGATCGAGTGGGCGCGGCGCCACGACGTCGCGCTCACGCGCGCGCAGATCGTCCTGGTGAGCGACGGCGAGGCGACGCTCGACGCGAGCGCGATCGTCTCGTTGCGCGAGCGGCTCGGTGTGCCGACGCGCATCGCGATCGTCGCGCTCGGTGGCGAGGGTCCTTCGCTGCGCGCGCTCGCGGACGCGCAGCGCCGCGACGGCGGCGCGCGCGTCTTCTACCACCACGTGTCGGACGTGGAGCTCGAGGCGTGGGAGCGCGGCGACGGTGCGCCGAGCCCCTCGTACGCCGCGCAGGAGCCGCCCTGGGACGAGATCTCCGCGCTGCTGCCGTCGTCGGGCGTTCCCGACGAGGATCCGCGCCCGCTCGAGGATGCGCTCGCCGAGCTGGGCATCTCCGACGACGCGAGCGCCGCGCGCCTCGACGCGACGCGCCGCGATCTCCGCGCGCTCGAGGCTCGCTTCGATCGCTGGCTCCCTGCGCTCCCGAGCGGCCCCGACACGCTCGCCGGCGCGGACGACGACGACGACCTCTCGCGCACGCTCGACGCGATCGCGGTGCTCGAGACGCTCGACACACCCGGCGTGCCGCGCATCGAGCGCATGGCGGACGCGATCGCGGTGCTCGTGCGCGTGCTGCACGCGCTCGCGATCACGCCCGCGCGCTACGCCGAGCTGATCGCGCGCCACCCCGCGCGCTTCGCCGCGCCGATCGCCGCGCTGCGACGTCGTCACGGGCGCTGA
- a CDS encoding response regulator transcription factor — MTNAREHAPSILVVDDDDVFRERLARALAQRGLAVRTARDADEAATLANAESPELALVDLRMPGPSGLALIRTLLDIDPHTRVVVLTGYGSIATALEAVRLGAVHYLQKPADVDEILAAFHRDELPLSPELSPPATVPSLARAEWEHIQRVLTDCGGNVSQAARLLGLHRRSLQRKLSKYPVSR; from the coding sequence ATGACGAACGCACGCGAGCACGCACCGTCGATCCTCGTCGTCGACGACGACGACGTGTTCCGCGAGCGGCTGGCGCGCGCGCTCGCGCAGCGTGGCCTCGCGGTGCGCACCGCGCGCGACGCCGACGAAGCCGCGACGCTCGCGAACGCCGAGAGCCCCGAGCTCGCGCTCGTCGATCTGCGGATGCCCGGTCCGTCGGGGCTCGCGCTGATCCGCACGTTGCTCGACATCGACCCGCACACGCGCGTGGTGGTGCTCACCGGCTACGGCAGCATCGCGACCGCGCTCGAGGCGGTGCGGCTCGGCGCCGTGCACTACCTGCAGAAGCCCGCGGACGTCGACGAGATCCTCGCCGCGTTCCACCGCGACGAGCTGCCGCTCTCGCCGGAGCTCTCGCCGCCCGCGACCGTGCCCTCGCTCGCGCGCGCGGAGTGGGAGCACATCCAGCGCGTGCTCACGGACTGCGGCGGCAACGTGTCGCAGGCGGCGCGCCTGCTCGGGCTCCATCGTCGCTCGCTGCAGCGCAAGCTCTCGAAGTACCCGGTGTCGCGCTGA
- a CDS encoding serine/threonine protein kinase, whose product MKLCTACGTRFSEPVAFCPHDGTPTQELNDAPPPDPLLGRVIDGRYRVEKAIGEGGMGIVYLISHAVLGKRMALKVLRGDMAKDSDVVQRFMQEAQSATSIGHPNIIDISDFGRLPDGSVYFVMEFLDGTSLTHFIGTGGSIPMQTALHVIRQIASALDAAHARGIVHRDMKPDNVYLVKQGKDPHFVKVLDFGIAKVGGASSKLTKTGMIFGTPHYMSPEQASGQSVDRRTDVYALGVIMYEMFTGKVPFDGDTFMGILSKHMFEQPLPPSQVQGTKGLGAVEDVILRSLAKKPEDRYQSMSELIEDLDKIAGGGQVHIARRGGIAPPGNLADALEPPTRTEMRLGQAFGADGMPPAEPDVVPKSRAPMIALAIVVLLVVGVGVGGVVFWASGTAATAGTTTGPAPIVVPPLPPGTTPTTPVTTPTPTPAVTTTTPVTTTTPTAPVVAPRPRVVQIASEPVGAEVVIDGAIVGNTPLELPAPETGERVAEVRMRGYESASVMVGATSPETVRVTLTPVRVASGGGTGRRPPRETTTTTTEAPTPTPTPTPTPRTRPQSEVVDPWAQ is encoded by the coding sequence ATGAAGCTCTGCACCGCATGCGGCACGCGGTTCAGCGAGCCGGTGGCGTTCTGCCCGCACGACGGCACGCCCACGCAGGAGCTGAACGACGCGCCCCCGCCCGACCCGCTCCTCGGCCGCGTCATCGACGGTCGCTATCGCGTCGAGAAGGCGATCGGCGAAGGCGGGATGGGCATCGTGTACCTCATCTCGCACGCCGTGCTCGGCAAGCGCATGGCGCTGAAGGTCCTGCGCGGCGACATGGCGAAGGACAGCGACGTCGTGCAGCGCTTCATGCAGGAAGCGCAGAGCGCGACGTCGATCGGTCACCCCAACATCATCGACATCAGCGACTTCGGTCGCCTGCCCGACGGCTCCGTCTACTTCGTGATGGAGTTCCTCGACGGCACGTCGCTCACGCACTTCATCGGGACCGGCGGGTCGATCCCGATGCAGACCGCGCTGCACGTCATCCGGCAGATCGCGAGCGCGCTCGACGCGGCGCACGCGCGCGGGATCGTCCACCGCGACATGAAGCCGGACAACGTCTACCTCGTGAAGCAGGGCAAGGACCCGCACTTCGTGAAGGTGCTCGACTTCGGCATCGCGAAGGTGGGCGGCGCCTCGAGCAAGCTGACGAAGACCGGGATGATCTTCGGAACGCCCCACTACATGTCGCCCGAGCAGGCGTCGGGGCAGAGCGTCGACCGGCGCACCGACGTCTACGCGCTCGGCGTGATCATGTACGAGATGTTCACCGGGAAGGTGCCGTTCGACGGCGACACCTTCATGGGGATCCTCTCGAAGCACATGTTCGAGCAGCCGCTGCCGCCCTCGCAGGTGCAGGGCACGAAGGGCCTCGGCGCGGTGGAGGACGTGATCCTCCGGTCGCTCGCGAAGAAGCCGGAAGATCGCTACCAGTCGATGTCCGAGCTGATCGAGGACCTCGACAAGATCGCGGGCGGCGGGCAGGTCCACATCGCGCGGCGCGGCGGGATCGCGCCGCCGGGCAACCTCGCCGACGCGCTCGAGCCGCCGACGCGCACCGAGATGCGCCTCGGTCAGGCGTTCGGCGCGGACGGGATGCCGCCGGCCGAGCCCGACGTCGTGCCGAAGAGCCGGGCGCCGATGATCGCGCTCGCGATCGTCGTGCTGCTCGTCGTCGGCGTGGGCGTCGGCGGCGTGGTGTTCTGGGCGAGCGGGACCGCGGCGACCGCGGGGACGACGACGGGGCCGGCGCCGATCGTGGTGCCGCCGCTGCCGCCGGGCACGACGCCGACGACGCCGGTCACCACGCCGACGCCGACGCCCGCGGTCACGACGACGACCCCGGTGACCACGACCACGCCGACGGCGCCGGTCGTCGCGCCGCGGCCGCGCGTGGTGCAGATCGCGTCCGAGCCGGTCGGCGCCGAGGTGGTGATCGACGGAGCGATCGTCGGGAACACGCCGCTCGAGCTGCCCGCGCCGGAGACCGGCGAGCGCGTCGCGGAAGTGCGGATGCGCGGGTACGAGAGCGCGAGCGTGATGGTCGGCGCGACGAGCCCGGAGACGGTGCGCGTCACGCTGACGCCGGTGCGCGTCGCGAGCGGTGGCGGCACGGGACGCCGTCCGCCGCGCGAGACGACGACCACGACGACCGAAGCGCCGACGCCCACGCCGACCCCGACGCCCACGCCGCGGACGCGGCCGCAGAGCGAAGTCGTCGATCCCTGGGCGCAGTGA
- a CDS encoding ATP-binding protein: MADGARTEECLAGGGEMGARMRAVDWSRTPLGPVERWPQSLRTSVSTCLSSRFPILVWWGPELVKLYNDAYAEILGDKHPRALGRPGREVWPEIWHIIGPMLATVVERGEGTWAEDEMLPMNRHGFVEETYFTFSYSPIRDESGGIGGVFTAVQETTAKVLGERRLGTLRTLAKVVGTATSPIDACERTARALVPASADVPFALFYLSAPDGRSARLAAQVGIDSIACAEEIALEGESTPWPLARAAREGLVVVHGEALNGLGPLPGGPWPEPATCVVVLPLATPGGAGPQGFVVAGCSPRIALDDRYRGFFSLLADQVATALDHARAAEAARRRAEELAELDRLKTTFFSNASHELRTPLTLILAPLEDAMRAPPGRLEGDSLASVHRNALRLLRLVNSLLDFARIEAGRARASFEPLDLAQVTTDLASAFRGPIERGGLALEVDCPPLSQPVWVDADLWEKVVLNLLSNAFKFTFDGRITVRMRERGERIVLEVSDTGGGIPPHEVPQLFQRFHRVEGTRSRTHEGTGIGLALVHELVHLHGGTIGVESTLGRGTTFTVTLRAGHAHLPADRVSSPHALQSTRIGARPFVEEAERWLPEPEPERVATPAPGTKARVLIADDNADMRAYLTRLLSPSFDVQCVEDGARALEAMRVAVPDVLVSDVMMPGVDGLGLVRAVRADPTLAALPVVLLSARAGEESRVDGMGAGADDYVVKPFSGRELVARVRAHVQLGRTRRALAQELAESEELFRVSQEISPLGFSYFAPVRDPSGAILDFELLYQNGAAARLNGLPSGRHDPPISLRETVPTLPTSERWQGYLSVAETGVTWQRELHYESPSFAGWVRVTLVRPRPDAIALIAEDVTARRAIEDERARLLEREREHSARLRGLAEAALDIVGSGTIEALLRITAERARALVPSHQAIAIVASDLDGGPPTRAVSRSEEHALAAGTDDSSVDELDALVRDTNRPVRLSHAELVAHPSFRDAERAPRMRGWLAAPLVGSDGRNLGLLQLTHRSAGEFTGEDEAVLVQLAGVASIALENARLYELAQGERRRAEDANRLKDEFLATMSHELRTPLNAMLGWARMLRSGALPESKRAHALETIERNVRIQTALIEDVLDVARISTGKLRLDAAPLDIAQVVQAAVEIVRPAAESKGIALDVTLGGACRTMGDATRLQQIVWNLLTNAVKFTPRGGHVVVTMRRVVIDGGAAHVEIAVQDSGQGIPHEFLPHVFERFRQADASSTRKHGGLGLGLSVVKHLVELHGGSVHAESEGEARGARFVVRIPIVPLRSMPAGVVATERPRVELETSELTRLPELAGIRVLLVEDEPDTRDVLRAILEHCGMPVTATSSADDALAAFDAARPDVLVSDIGMPGTDGYELIRTLRERDDDRARRVPALALTAFASEGDRRRALEAGFQLHLSKPVEPAELVAAIARLRGAR; encoded by the coding sequence TTGGCGGACGGAGCACGCACCGAAGAGTGCCTCGCCGGCGGCGGTGAGATGGGTGCGCGCATGCGCGCGGTCGACTGGTCGCGCACGCCGCTCGGGCCGGTCGAGCGCTGGCCGCAGAGCCTCCGCACCAGCGTGAGCACGTGCCTGAGCTCGCGCTTCCCCATCCTGGTGTGGTGGGGACCGGAGCTCGTGAAGCTCTACAACGACGCGTACGCCGAGATCCTCGGCGACAAGCACCCGCGCGCGTTGGGGCGGCCGGGGCGCGAGGTCTGGCCGGAGATCTGGCACATCATCGGGCCGATGCTCGCCACCGTCGTCGAGCGCGGCGAGGGCACGTGGGCCGAGGACGAGATGCTCCCGATGAACCGACACGGGTTCGTCGAGGAGACGTACTTCACGTTCTCGTACAGCCCGATCCGCGACGAGAGCGGCGGCATCGGCGGCGTGTTCACCGCGGTCCAGGAGACGACCGCGAAGGTGCTCGGCGAGCGGCGGCTCGGGACGCTGCGGACGCTCGCGAAGGTCGTGGGCACCGCGACGTCGCCGATCGACGCGTGCGAGCGCACCGCGCGGGCGCTCGTGCCGGCGTCGGCCGACGTGCCGTTCGCGCTCTTCTATCTGAGCGCGCCCGACGGGCGCAGCGCGCGGCTCGCGGCGCAGGTCGGGATCGACTCGATCGCGTGCGCCGAGGAGATCGCGCTCGAGGGCGAGAGCACGCCGTGGCCGCTCGCGCGCGCGGCGCGCGAGGGGCTCGTGGTGGTCCACGGCGAGGCGCTGAACGGGCTCGGTCCGCTGCCGGGTGGGCCGTGGCCCGAGCCGGCGACCTGCGTGGTGGTGCTCCCGCTCGCGACGCCGGGCGGCGCGGGCCCGCAGGGCTTCGTGGTGGCGGGGTGCTCGCCGCGGATCGCGCTCGACGATCGCTACCGCGGGTTCTTCTCGTTGCTCGCGGATCAGGTCGCGACGGCGCTCGATCACGCGCGCGCGGCGGAGGCGGCGCGCCGCCGCGCCGAGGAGCTCGCGGAGCTCGATCGCCTCAAGACGACGTTCTTCAGCAACGCGAGCCACGAGCTGCGCACGCCGCTCACGCTGATCCTCGCGCCGCTCGAGGACGCGATGCGCGCGCCGCCGGGCCGGCTCGAGGGCGACTCGCTCGCGAGCGTGCATCGCAATGCGCTCCGCCTGCTGCGGCTCGTGAACTCGCTGCTCGACTTCGCGCGCATCGAGGCAGGGCGCGCGCGCGCGTCGTTCGAGCCGCTCGATCTCGCGCAGGTCACGACCGATCTCGCGAGCGCGTTCCGCGGTCCGATCGAGCGCGGCGGGCTCGCGCTCGAGGTCGACTGTCCGCCGCTCTCGCAGCCGGTGTGGGTCGACGCGGACCTCTGGGAGAAGGTCGTCCTCAACCTGCTCTCGAACGCGTTCAAGTTCACGTTCGACGGGCGCATCACGGTGCGGATGCGCGAGCGCGGCGAGCGCATCGTGCTCGAGGTCTCCGACACCGGCGGCGGCATCCCGCCGCACGAGGTGCCGCAGCTCTTCCAGCGCTTCCATCGGGTCGAGGGCACGCGCTCGCGCACCCACGAGGGCACCGGGATCGGCCTCGCGCTGGTGCACGAGCTCGTGCACCTCCACGGCGGGACCATCGGCGTCGAGAGCACGCTCGGGCGCGGCACGACCTTCACGGTCACGCTGCGCGCCGGGCACGCGCACCTGCCGGCGGATCGCGTCTCGTCTCCGCACGCGCTGCAGAGCACGCGCATCGGCGCGCGGCCCTTCGTGGAAGAGGCGGAGCGCTGGCTGCCCGAGCCCGAGCCGGAGCGCGTCGCGACGCCCGCGCCGGGCACCAAGGCCCGCGTGCTGATCGCCGACGACAACGCGGACATGCGCGCGTACCTCACGCGCCTGCTCTCGCCGTCGTTCGACGTGCAGTGCGTCGAGGACGGCGCGCGCGCGCTCGAGGCGATGCGCGTCGCGGTGCCCGACGTGCTCGTGAGCGACGTGATGATGCCGGGCGTCGACGGGCTCGGACTGGTGCGCGCGGTGCGCGCCGATCCGACGCTCGCAGCGCTCCCGGTCGTCCTGCTCTCGGCGCGCGCGGGCGAGGAGTCGCGCGTCGACGGAATGGGCGCGGGCGCCGACGACTACGTGGTGAAGCCGTTCTCGGGGCGCGAGCTCGTCGCGCGCGTGCGCGCGCACGTCCAGCTCGGTCGCACGCGGCGCGCGCTCGCGCAGGAGCTCGCGGAGAGCGAGGAGCTCTTCCGCGTGTCGCAGGAGATCTCGCCGCTCGGGTTCTCGTACTTCGCGCCGGTGCGCGACCCGTCGGGCGCGATCCTCGACTTCGAGCTCCTCTACCAGAACGGCGCGGCGGCGCGCCTCAACGGGCTGCCTTCGGGACGTCACGATCCGCCGATCAGCCTGCGCGAGACGGTGCCGACGCTGCCGACCAGCGAGCGCTGGCAGGGCTATCTGAGCGTCGCCGAGACCGGCGTGACCTGGCAGCGGGAGCTCCACTACGAGAGCCCGTCGTTCGCGGGCTGGGTGCGGGTCACGCTGGTGCGCCCGCGGCCCGACGCCATCGCGCTGATCGCCGAGGACGTGACGGCGCGGCGCGCGATCGAGGACGAGCGCGCGCGGCTGCTCGAGCGCGAGCGCGAGCACTCCGCGCGCTTGCGCGGGCTCGCCGAAGCAGCGCTCGACATCGTGGGCTCGGGCACGATCGAGGCGCTGCTGCGCATCACCGCCGAGCGAGCGCGCGCGCTGGTGCCCTCGCACCAGGCGATCGCGATCGTCGCGAGCGATCTCGACGGTGGGCCGCCGACGCGCGCGGTGTCGCGGTCCGAGGAGCACGCGCTCGCGGCGGGGACGGACGACTCGTCGGTCGACGAGCTCGACGCGCTGGTGCGCGACACGAATCGGCCGGTGCGCCTCTCGCACGCGGAGCTGGTGGCGCATCCGTCGTTCCGCGACGCGGAGCGCGCGCCGCGCATGCGCGGGTGGCTCGCGGCGCCGCTGGTGGGCTCCGACGGGCGCAACCTTGGGCTCCTGCAGCTCACGCATCGATCCGCGGGAGAGTTCACCGGCGAGGACGAGGCGGTGCTCGTGCAGCTCGCGGGCGTCGCGTCGATCGCGCTCGAGAACGCGCGCCTCTACGAGCTCGCGCAGGGCGAGCGACGGCGCGCCGAGGACGCGAACCGGCTCAAGGACGAGTTCCTCGCGACGATGTCCCACGAGCTGCGGACCCCGCTCAACGCGATGCTCGGATGGGCGCGGATGCTGCGCAGCGGCGCGTTGCCCGAGAGCAAGCGAGCGCACGCGCTCGAGACGATCGAGCGCAACGTGCGGATCCAGACCGCGCTCATCGAGGACGTGCTCGACGTCGCGCGGATCTCGACGGGCAAGCTGCGCCTCGACGCGGCGCCGCTCGACATCGCGCAGGTCGTCCAGGCCGCGGTCGAGATCGTGCGGCCCGCGGCGGAGAGCAAGGGCATCGCGCTGGACGTCACGCTCGGCGGCGCGTGCCGCACGATGGGCGACGCGACGCGCCTCCAGCAGATCGTGTGGAACCTGCTGACGAACGCGGTGAAGTTCACGCCGCGCGGCGGGCACGTCGTGGTCACGATGCGGCGCGTGGTGATCGACGGCGGCGCCGCGCACGTCGAGATCGCGGTGCAGGACTCGGGGCAGGGCATCCCGCACGAGTTCCTGCCGCACGTGTTCGAGCGGTTCCGGCAGGCCGACGCGTCGAGCACGCGCAAGCACGGCGGGCTCGGGCTCGGGCTCTCGGTGGTGAAGCACCTCGTCGAGCTGCACGGCGGCTCGGTGCACGCGGAGAGCGAGGGCGAAGCGCGAGGCGCGCGCTTCGTGGTGCGCATCCCGATCGTGCCGCTGCGATCGATGCCGGCGGGCGTCGTGGCCACGGAGCGACCGCGGGTGGAGCTCGAGACGTCGGAGCTCACGCGGCTGCCGGAGCTCGCGGGCATCCGCGTGCTCCTCGTGGAGGACGAGCCCGACACGCGCGACGTGCTGCGCGCGATCCTCGAGCACTGCGGGATGCCCGTCACCGCGACGTCGTCGGCGGACGACGCGCTCGCGGCGTTCGACGCGGCGCGGCCCGACGTGCTCGTGAGCGACATCGGCATGCCGGGCACCGACGGCTACGAGCTGATCCGGACGCTGCGCGAGCGCGACGACGATCGCGCGCGTCGCGTGCCGGCGCTCGCGCTCACCGCGTTCGCGAGCGAGGGAGATCGGCGGCGCGCGCTCGAGGCCGGGTTCCAGCTGCACCTCAGCAAGCCGGTCGAGCCCGCCGAGCTCGTCGCCGCGATCGCGCGGCTGCGCGGCGCGCGTTAG